In Pseudodesulfovibrio sp. S3, one DNA window encodes the following:
- a CDS encoding sodium/substrate symporter small subunit, protein MDQIERIRTRQLKFALGIGIPYFAFVIGIFLLVYLASATVTQISIMGFPLHYWLVAIAIYPITWVLFIWYVGKANAIEDEIAETVGGE, encoded by the coding sequence ATGGATCAGATCGAAAGGATTCGGACACGACAACTCAAATTTGCTCTGGGCATTGGCATTCCATACTTTGCCTTCGTCATCGGCATTTTTCTTCTCGTCTACCTGGCAAGCGCAACAGTAACCCAGATCAGCATTATGGGCTTTCCGCTCCATTACTGGCTGGTGGCCATTGCCATCTATCCCATCACCTGGGTCCTGTTCATCTGGTATGTGGGCAAGGCCAACGCCATCGAAGACGAAATAGCTGAAACGGTGGGAGGAGAATAA
- the mltC gene encoding membrane-bound lytic murein transglycosylase MltC, with translation MLRSVALTILLILTGSCTRYDAVRLARAAATGNPAAAAEALARDKAVGYATNPAALGNDLKNFSKLIESFIESIAGVWGDDNVRIPEPKQYVKYTDNYLSRASVDFDTGQITVETLATENPLGSLRNAIVTTLLTPGDPRAVDLYSAKTVKLGDTPFLLGEVKDSENKNIRWAWRAEQFADHLIGHDLRTRTVKGKTAHYVTIPMVRDHLNIRAGKYRNLVTSAAKRFNVSKNLIYAIMQVESDFNPFAISPAMAVGLMQVVPATAGSDVYNYLHGKQGQPSRDDLFRPTTNITYGTAYLHLLQTRFLADINDPVSREYCMIAGYNGGAGSVLRTFDKNKKRAASTINSLPPAKVYDTLRSQLPHDETKRYLGKVLEAKKQFVNF, from the coding sequence ATGCTGCGATCCGTTGCCCTAACCATACTTCTTATCCTTACGGGCTCCTGCACAAGGTATGATGCCGTACGCCTGGCTCGGGCCGCCGCCACCGGCAACCCGGCAGCGGCTGCCGAGGCACTGGCCCGCGACAAGGCCGTGGGCTATGCCACCAATCCGGCTGCGCTCGGCAACGATCTGAAGAATTTTTCAAAACTGATCGAATCCTTCATCGAATCCATCGCAGGGGTCTGGGGTGACGACAACGTACGAATTCCCGAACCAAAACAGTACGTGAAATACACGGACAATTACCTGTCCCGTGCCAGTGTGGACTTTGACACCGGACAAATCACCGTAGAAACCTTGGCCACCGAGAACCCCCTTGGAAGCCTGCGAAACGCCATCGTCACCACCCTGCTCACCCCTGGCGACCCGCGCGCCGTTGACCTCTATTCCGCCAAAACCGTCAAACTCGGCGACACCCCGTTTCTCCTGGGCGAAGTCAAGGACTCTGAGAACAAGAATATCCGATGGGCCTGGCGGGCTGAACAATTTGCCGATCACCTCATTGGGCATGACCTCAGGACCCGCACCGTCAAGGGGAAAACCGCCCATTACGTGACCATTCCCATGGTCAGGGATCACCTGAACATCAGAGCGGGCAAATACCGGAATCTGGTCACAAGTGCGGCAAAACGATTCAACGTCAGTAAAAACCTGATCTATGCGATTATGCAGGTGGAATCGGACTTCAACCCGTTTGCCATCAGTCCGGCCATGGCCGTGGGTCTCATGCAGGTGGTCCCTGCCACCGCAGGAAGCGACGTTTACAACTACCTGCACGGCAAGCAGGGGCAGCCCTCGCGGGACGACCTGTTCCGGCCAACCACCAACATTACCTACGGCACGGCCTATCTCCACCTGCTCCAGACCCGATTTCTGGCGGATATAAATGACCCCGTGTCTCGGGAGTACTGCATGATCGCCGGATACAACGGCGGGGCCGGCTCGGTTCTGCGAACATTCGACAAGAACAAGAAGCGCGCGGCTTCAACCATCAACAGCCTGCCACCAGCCAAGGTTTACGACACCCTGCGCTCACAGCTTCCCCATGACGAAACAAAACGCTATCTTGGCAAGGTTCTTGAAGCCAAGAAGCAGTTCGTCAACTTCTAG
- a CDS encoding nucleoside recognition domain-containing protein → MAKIILILKELLHDAVAASLELFKVMVPILILVKILQELGLITYLAWPLEPVMRLVGLPAEMGLVWASAIINNIYTGMIVLASLTGDTPLTAAQATVLAVLMLVAHGLPVECAISRKSGARFLFQAVARLAGAFILAWLLHLIYSATGTLQTPAKMLFTVETADPSITAWIIGQVKNMVSIMFIILGLLALMRVLYAIKAIDLMNRILRPLLNFIGIGPKASAITVIGLTMGLSYGGGLIINEARNGKVSKEDIFYSLTLMGLCHSLIEDTLLLILIGGHMSGIFWGRLIFAIIAMAGTVQIVRKMPKHIQTTYLWVEK, encoded by the coding sequence ATGGCCAAAATCATTCTAATACTGAAAGAACTCCTGCACGATGCGGTCGCCGCCAGCCTGGAGCTGTTCAAAGTCATGGTCCCGATCCTCATCTTGGTCAAAATCCTTCAGGAACTGGGACTGATCACGTATCTCGCCTGGCCTCTTGAGCCCGTCATGAGGCTTGTGGGCCTTCCCGCCGAGATGGGCCTTGTCTGGGCTTCCGCCATCATCAACAACATATACACCGGCATGATCGTCCTGGCCTCCCTTACAGGCGACACCCCTTTGACGGCGGCCCAGGCCACCGTCCTCGCCGTGCTCATGCTGGTGGCGCACGGTTTGCCGGTCGAATGCGCCATTTCCCGCAAATCAGGAGCGAGATTCCTGTTTCAGGCGGTTGCCCGTCTGGCAGGGGCCTTTATTCTCGCCTGGCTGCTCCACCTGATCTATTCCGCCACCGGCACCCTCCAGACCCCAGCCAAGATGCTGTTCACGGTAGAAACAGCCGACCCGTCAATTACGGCCTGGATCATCGGACAAGTGAAAAACATGGTCTCCATCATGTTCATCATCCTTGGCCTGTTGGCCCTGATGCGCGTTCTCTACGCCATCAAGGCCATCGACCTCATGAACAGGATTTTGCGCCCGCTGCTCAACTTCATCGGAATTGGTCCCAAGGCCTCCGCCATCACGGTCATAGGCCTGACCATGGGTCTTTCTTACGGCGGCGGACTGATCATCAACGAAGCCAGGAACGGCAAGGTGAGCAAGGAAGACATTTTCTACTCTCTCACGCTCATGGGATTGTGCCATTCCCTGATCGAAGACACCCTGCTCCTCATACTCATAGGGGGCCATATGAGCGGGATTTTCTGGGGTCGACTCATATTCGCCATCATAGCCATGGCCGGCACCGTCCAGATCGTTCGCAAAATGCCGAAGCATATACAGACCACCTACTTATGGGTGGAAAAATAA
- a CDS encoding Hpt domain-containing protein, giving the protein MPKYPIIERIDPDLGELLDRFFDVSHKDLEAMQGALAVLDFEELVRLGHTAKGTGSGYGFKGMGDIGHGIELAANARDLQAAKEQVEHLARYLDTVQVEFNDYPGGNKK; this is encoded by the coding sequence ATGCCGAAATATCCGATAATAGAACGTATAGATCCTGATCTCGGAGAATTGCTGGATCGTTTCTTCGATGTCTCGCACAAGGATCTGGAAGCAATGCAGGGAGCGCTTGCCGTCCTGGATTTCGAAGAGTTGGTTCGGTTGGGCCACACTGCAAAGGGAACCGGTAGCGGCTATGGGTTCAAGGGGATGGGCGACATCGGTCATGGGATCGAGCTTGCTGCCAATGCTCGGGATTTGCAGGCGGCAAAGGAGCAGGTTGAGCATTTGGCCCGGTATCTTGATACCGTCCAGGTTGAGTTCAATGACTATCCGGGTGGTAATAAAAAGTAG
- a CDS encoding putative nucleotidyltransferase substrate binding domain-containing protein: MSSESDGKRSMNGGLGIPRGLDAELLIMAREGKLVGISRTRLELVQEWLDQGMTAEQTCKRLTLFNRDVIMAVLEAHALEYPWLRECTFLEFGSGGREEQVLGSDQDNGLLMAVSPDPEELDDCTQSVVIALDGAGLSLCDGGVMISNEEWRGDFDVWLARLTNWLSNPAEKGPWQSGLILDFKAVFGAEEDVRRLRERLWEYVRAKPIAVSLLIRELTDYRLPLTFFGAFVTEKEGLWHGFLNIKNSVLAHLTNSARILALKYNLFPANTCDRIRVLAEAGHVSKRHGEGLLDAWEYLQRKRLEIGLECDRAGVPPHNYVNPTALDAEEKQRLKAAIQAVEKLVRLVQAGTGL; encoded by the coding sequence GTGAGCAGCGAATCAGACGGTAAACGGTCCATGAACGGTGGTCTGGGGATACCCAGGGGACTTGATGCCGAGCTGTTGATCATGGCCCGTGAGGGCAAATTGGTCGGCATCAGTAGAACCCGTTTGGAGCTGGTGCAGGAGTGGCTTGACCAGGGAATGACCGCTGAACAGACCTGCAAGCGGCTCACCCTGTTCAACCGTGACGTGATCATGGCTGTGCTTGAGGCGCACGCCCTGGAGTATCCTTGGCTCAGGGAATGCACTTTCCTGGAATTCGGTTCCGGTGGCCGCGAGGAGCAGGTTCTCGGATCCGATCAGGACAACGGGTTGCTCATGGCGGTTTCTCCCGATCCCGAAGAACTGGATGACTGCACCCAATCCGTTGTCATTGCCCTGGACGGCGCGGGGCTGTCGCTCTGTGACGGCGGGGTGATGATCAGCAATGAAGAGTGGAGAGGGGACTTTGATGTCTGGTTGGCCAGGTTGACCAACTGGTTGTCCAATCCGGCGGAAAAGGGACCGTGGCAATCCGGCCTCATCCTTGACTTCAAGGCTGTTTTCGGCGCGGAAGAGGACGTCAGGCGTCTGCGTGAACGGTTATGGGAATACGTGCGCGCCAAACCCATTGCCGTTTCCCTGCTCATCCGGGAATTGACCGACTATCGGCTGCCCCTGACCTTTTTCGGGGCGTTCGTCACGGAGAAGGAGGGGCTGTGGCACGGGTTTCTCAACATCAAGAACAGCGTGCTGGCCCACCTGACCAACAGCGCTCGTATCCTGGCGCTCAAATATAATCTGTTTCCTGCCAATACCTGCGACCGTATCCGCGTCCTGGCCGAGGCCGGGCATGTTTCGAAACGGCATGGAGAGGGACTGCTGGACGCCTGGGAATATCTTCAGCGGAAGCGGTTGGAGATCGGGCTTGAGTGCGACCGGGCAGGCGTTCCGCCGCATAACTACGTGAACCCCACGGCCCTGGATGCCGAAGAAAAACAGCGACTCAAAGCAGCTATTCAGGCCGTGGAGAAGTTGGTTCGCCTGGTTCAGGCCGGGACCGGACTGTGA
- a CDS encoding OFA family MFS transporter — translation MTKEKVMNRWLVVLGAILIQLCLGALYAWSVFTPALKTAGWTKMDTQIVFAVGSAVFAIVMVLAGKKLATWSPRKLTMASGIILGAGYAMAGIFGGTNFWSLLLFIGFVSGTGIGIGYVVPIAVGMRWFPDKKGMITGLAVAGFGFGAMGWVKLAGSWGHLIADYGLSTTFVVYGVIFTSLVVLGGLWMVFPPEGWVPEGYIPPETTAASEAAEEGLKGIGIIKTYQFKLIFLTFVFSAGAGLMSIGLMKLYPMEALQAAGYTTAEASAIAGTAMAVFFSLANGIGRIAWGMISDLMGRKVSLIILTATQGLCVIAFPTMAGNELILYVGAAFIGFNYGGIFSLFPTLTADIFGVKNVGLNYPFVFLAYGVGGIGGPILGGYLGDLGNFPMAFTTCGVLCLVGSVLTWHCNALNAKEHELSGFKPIARRLAAAQAPAKSE, via the coding sequence ATGACAAAGGAAAAGGTAATGAACCGCTGGCTGGTGGTTCTCGGGGCGATCCTCATTCAACTCTGCCTGGGCGCTTTATATGCATGGTCCGTTTTCACCCCGGCATTGAAGACCGCCGGATGGACCAAAATGGACACCCAAATCGTGTTTGCTGTCGGGTCGGCGGTATTTGCCATCGTCATGGTCTTGGCGGGCAAGAAACTTGCCACATGGAGCCCCAGAAAACTGACCATGGCGAGCGGCATCATCCTCGGCGCGGGGTACGCCATGGCAGGAATTTTCGGTGGAACAAATTTCTGGAGCCTGCTGCTCTTCATCGGTTTTGTCAGCGGCACCGGCATCGGAATCGGCTACGTGGTGCCCATCGCGGTGGGCATGCGCTGGTTCCCGGACAAGAAAGGCATGATCACCGGCCTGGCCGTTGCAGGTTTCGGTTTCGGAGCCATGGGCTGGGTCAAGCTGGCAGGTTCGTGGGGCCACCTTATCGCCGACTACGGGCTGTCCACGACATTCGTCGTCTACGGCGTCATTTTCACCTCGCTGGTGGTCCTCGGCGGACTGTGGATGGTTTTTCCGCCCGAAGGATGGGTGCCCGAAGGCTATATTCCCCCGGAAACAACCGCCGCTTCCGAGGCCGCCGAAGAAGGCCTCAAGGGCATCGGGATCATCAAAACCTATCAGTTCAAACTCATCTTTCTGACATTTGTCTTCAGCGCCGGTGCGGGCCTCATGTCCATCGGACTGATGAAGCTCTACCCTATGGAGGCGCTCCAGGCAGCCGGATACACCACTGCCGAGGCCAGTGCCATTGCCGGTACCGCCATGGCCGTGTTCTTCAGCCTGGCAAACGGCATCGGCCGCATTGCCTGGGGCATGATAAGCGACCTCATGGGGCGCAAGGTATCCCTCATCATCCTCACCGCAACTCAAGGGTTGTGCGTCATCGCCTTTCCAACCATGGCGGGCAACGAGTTGATTCTGTATGTGGGTGCGGCCTTCATCGGCTTCAACTACGGCGGCATATTCTCCCTGTTCCCGACCCTGACCGCTGACATCTTCGGCGTCAAAAACGTGGGCCTGAACTATCCCTTCGTTTTCCTCGCCTACGGAGTGGGCGGCATCGGCGGTCCCATCCTCGGCGGCTACCTCGGCGACCTGGGCAACTTCCCGATGGCCTTTACCACCTGCGGCGTACTCTGCCTGGTCGGTTCAGTGCTGACGTGGCACTGCAATGCCCTCAACGCAAAGGAGCATGAACTCTCGGGTTTTAAACCCATTGCGCGCAGGCTGGCTGCAGCGCAGGCTCCCGCCAAAAGCGAATAA
- a CDS encoding 2-amino-3,7-dideoxy-D-threo-hept-6-ulosonate synthase, with protein MHLGKAIRLERIMNRNNGRTIVVPLDHGVTVGPIYGLIDLRDTVNQVAEGGANAMLMHKGIPRCSHRAGGKDIGLIIHLSASTVLSPFPNAKTLVGSVTDAIKLGADAVSIHVNLGDETEMQMLSDLGSLCSEASEWGMPVLAMVYARGPKIKNEYDPQIVAHCARVGVELGADIVKVNYTGDTESFSKVVEGCCVPVVIAGGPKLESERDLVQMVYDSIQAGGSGLSVGRNIFQHTAPSKIVAALNKVVHENWDVDAAMELL; from the coding sequence ATGCATCTCGGAAAAGCCATTCGTCTCGAAAGGATCATGAACCGCAATAACGGCCGCACCATCGTGGTCCCTCTGGATCACGGCGTCACTGTGGGCCCCATCTACGGACTTATCGACCTGCGCGACACCGTCAACCAAGTGGCCGAAGGCGGTGCCAATGCCATGCTCATGCACAAGGGTATTCCCCGCTGTTCCCACCGTGCCGGCGGTAAAGACATCGGGCTGATCATTCACCTGTCCGCATCCACAGTCCTGTCCCCGTTCCCCAATGCCAAGACCCTGGTCGGCTCGGTCACGGACGCCATCAAACTCGGTGCGGATGCCGTATCCATACACGTCAACCTGGGCGACGAGACCGAAATGCAGATGTTGTCCGACCTGGGCTCTCTCTGCTCCGAGGCGTCGGAATGGGGCATGCCGGTACTGGCCATGGTATATGCGCGCGGCCCAAAAATTAAAAATGAATACGACCCGCAGATAGTGGCGCACTGCGCCCGCGTGGGCGTGGAGTTGGGTGCGGACATTGTCAAGGTCAACTACACCGGCGACACTGAATCATTCTCGAAAGTGGTGGAAGGCTGCTGTGTCCCCGTAGTCATAGCCGGAGGCCCGAAGCTCGAAAGCGAACGCGACCTGGTACAGATGGTCTACGATTCGATCCAGGCCGGCGGTTCCGGCCTCTCGGTGGGGAGAAACATCTTCCAGCACACTGCCCCATCCAAGATTGTGGCCGCGCTGAACAAGGTAGTGCACGAAAACTGGGATGTGGATGCCGCCATGGAATTACTGTAA
- a CDS encoding glycosyltransferase family 9 protein, giving the protein MNVLLINLTRFGDLIQTQPVIAGLRERGHRIGLACLENFVSATSLLKGVERVFSFPGAGLLSGLDSDWRLAVRDVAAFRQHVFDTFLPDITINLTPSVASRLLAFDLTPESGVTRGFTVDEFGFNADTSSWAAFLQMAGANRGASPFNICDLFRRTAGLDREGNSLNLAVPDEVALARADQLLGQAVDKGTGFIALQMGASEDRRRWPVENFAAVARMFHERDGLIPVLLGTKAETALGGRFAGQVDFPYINCIGRTSLAELAGILVRSRMLLTNDTGTMHLAAGLGVPLCAVFLATAQPWDTGPYRSGNICLEPDMDCHPCEFGKPCLHGESCRRAVKPEAMYAYAASLLGGDKVDSSLGARAWCTRTGEDGFMELVPLSGHDATDRAAWIGLQRVHFSAFLDGRVKPARTGLGGCIRPEMRAEISKTLTNARDMLFLLSQQGMLLQKNPRPQAKNKFLASWQRLQSIFSSNKSLNILGLLWVFQTQQQGGDFGALLDLAERYSALMSSLLDEFS; this is encoded by the coding sequence GTGAATGTTCTGCTTATCAATCTGACCCGATTCGGCGACCTGATCCAGACGCAGCCCGTGATTGCAGGCCTCAGGGAGCGCGGTCATCGGATCGGGCTGGCCTGTCTTGAAAATTTCGTGTCGGCCACATCCCTGCTGAAAGGGGTGGAACGGGTCTTTTCCTTTCCCGGCGCCGGACTGCTTTCCGGGCTGGACAGTGATTGGCGGCTGGCTGTCCGGGATGTTGCGGCGTTCAGGCAGCATGTTTTTGATACGTTTTTACCTGATATTACCATCAATCTGACGCCCTCGGTGGCATCCAGACTCCTGGCGTTCGACCTGACGCCGGAAAGCGGTGTGACCAGGGGATTTACGGTGGACGAGTTCGGATTCAACGCGGACACCTCATCCTGGGCCGCCTTCCTCCAAATGGCCGGAGCCAATCGTGGAGCCAGCCCGTTCAACATCTGTGATCTTTTTCGGCGAACGGCAGGATTGGACCGGGAAGGGAATTCTCTGAATTTGGCCGTACCCGATGAAGTCGCGCTGGCACGGGCTGACCAGTTGTTGGGACAGGCTGTGGACAAGGGAACAGGATTTATTGCCTTGCAGATGGGGGCCAGTGAAGATCGTCGCCGCTGGCCCGTGGAGAATTTCGCGGCTGTTGCCCGCATGTTTCACGAGCGGGACGGATTGATACCTGTCCTGCTTGGCACGAAGGCCGAAACGGCGTTGGGCGGCCGGTTTGCCGGACAGGTTGATTTTCCCTATATCAATTGTATCGGACGGACCTCTCTGGCCGAACTGGCTGGCATCCTGGTCAGGTCCAGGATGTTGCTGACCAACGACACCGGCACCATGCATCTGGCTGCGGGGTTGGGTGTGCCTTTGTGTGCGGTTTTTCTGGCAACGGCTCAGCCGTGGGATACCGGGCCGTATCGTTCCGGCAATATCTGTCTGGAGCCGGACATGGACTGTCATCCCTGTGAATTCGGCAAGCCGTGTCTTCATGGAGAGTCCTGTCGCAGGGCCGTGAAACCCGAAGCCATGTATGCGTATGCGGCCTCGTTGCTTGGTGGCGATAAGGTGGACTCGTCCCTTGGCGCCAGGGCTTGGTGCACCCGAACAGGCGAGGACGGTTTCATGGAACTCGTTCCGCTTTCGGGGCACGACGCAACGGACCGGGCCGCCTGGATCGGCTTGCAACGGGTTCATTTCAGCGCATTCCTCGATGGTCGGGTCAAACCGGCAAGAACAGGTCTAGGCGGGTGCATTCGGCCGGAAATGCGAGCGGAAATATCCAAAACATTGACGAATGCGCGGGACATGCTTTTTCTGCTTTCCCAGCAGGGTATGCTATTGCAAAAGAATCCCCGCCCTCAGGCAAAAAACAAATTTCTGGCTTCCTGGCAGCGTTTGCAGTCCATTTTCTCATCGAATAAGTCGTTGAATATCCTTGGATTGTTGTGGGTGTTTCAGACGCAGCAGCAAGGAGGCGATTTCGGTGCGCTTCTTGATCTTGCCGAACGCTACTCGGCGTTGATGTCCTCTCTGCTTGATGAGTTTTCCTAG
- a CDS encoding cation acetate symporter — MEIGYQIPVTALVLIGCMLAFTIVTTFMFRSQKTSADYYLAGRKVNSFINASAISSDYLSAASFLGVAGVAFLFGFDGIIYALGFFVGYIALLLFLASPLRKFGRYTVPDFVSERFHSKRARVLGVIGVLFISLFYMAPQMLGAGKVMGLLLNIEYQTSIVIIACIITTYVTVGGMKATTVNQLVQFWILFGAMFLLAFIPFVIKGYTYTDVVKFLGEFKGTVPITGKEFDGAAYTSPAYWLTSLKDTLSLLLALMFGTAGLPHILVRFYTAPDGKAARKTVIYVLFLIGMFYIMSPYVGHVIRYAFLQGESMGVSPHLMQWLADNGKNLAVPVAGSYFGGQILLGIVVAGAFAAILSTVAGLIIACAGAIGHDLVVNVFNPDMPERSRVKVARIASIFVGLLGIPLGFWAESMQIAILVGLAFAIAASTFFPVLVMGVWWPKMTKNGACAGLITGIVGSFFMILGKGLLPEVLQFNNPGGFVMILSFAAIYVISKMEYAAKGEAALPPDTMEVMAILHGPEKA, encoded by the coding sequence ATGGAAATCGGATACCAGATCCCGGTCACAGCCCTTGTCTTGATAGGGTGTATGCTGGCCTTTACCATCGTCACCACATTCATGTTCCGCAGCCAGAAAACGTCTGCCGACTATTACCTGGCCGGGCGCAAGGTCAATTCCTTCATCAACGCCTCGGCCATTTCGTCGGACTATCTTTCAGCCGCTTCCTTCCTGGGCGTTGCCGGTGTCGCGTTCCTCTTCGGATTCGACGGCATCATCTACGCCCTGGGATTTTTCGTGGGCTACATAGCCCTGCTCCTGTTCCTGGCAAGTCCGCTCAGGAAATTCGGCCGTTACACCGTGCCCGACTTCGTTTCGGAGCGGTTCCACTCGAAGCGGGCACGCGTGCTCGGCGTCATCGGCGTGCTGTTCATCTCACTCTTCTACATGGCCCCGCAAATGCTGGGCGCAGGCAAGGTCATGGGACTGCTCCTGAACATCGAGTATCAGACCAGCATCGTCATCATCGCCTGCATCATCACCACCTACGTCACCGTGGGCGGCATGAAGGCGACCACCGTCAACCAACTGGTCCAATTCTGGATCCTGTTCGGTGCCATGTTCCTGCTGGCCTTCATACCGTTCGTGATCAAAGGATACACCTACACCGACGTGGTCAAGTTCCTTGGCGAGTTCAAGGGGACCGTTCCCATCACTGGCAAGGAATTCGACGGCGCGGCCTACACCAGCCCGGCCTATTGGCTGACCAGCCTCAAGGACACCCTGTCCCTGCTCCTGGCCCTGATGTTCGGAACGGCCGGTCTGCCGCACATTCTGGTGCGCTTCTATACCGCTCCAGACGGCAAGGCCGCCCGCAAGACCGTTATCTATGTGCTTTTCCTGATCGGCATGTTCTACATCATGAGCCCCTACGTCGGTCACGTGATCCGCTATGCCTTCCTGCAGGGCGAGTCCATGGGCGTTTCCCCGCACCTGATGCAATGGCTGGCTGACAACGGAAAGAACCTGGCCGTGCCGGTCGCCGGTTCCTACTTCGGCGGCCAAATCCTGCTCGGCATCGTGGTGGCCGGCGCCTTTGCCGCCATCCTGTCCACGGTGGCCGGACTGATCATCGCCTGTGCCGGTGCCATCGGTCACGATCTGGTGGTCAACGTCTTCAACCCCGACATGCCCGAACGCTCCCGCGTCAAGGTGGCCCGCATCGCTTCCATCTTCGTCGGCCTGCTCGGCATCCCGCTCGGTTTCTGGGCGGAATCCATGCAGATCGCCATCCTGGTGGGCCTGGCCTTCGCCATTGCCGCCTCCACCTTCTTCCCGGTGCTCGTCATGGGAGTGTGGTGGCCGAAGATGACCAAGAACGGTGCCTGCGCCGGACTGATCACCGGTATCGTCGGCTCCTTCTTCATGATCCTGGGCAAGGGCCTGTTGCCCGAGGTCCTGCAATTCAACAATCCCGGCGGATTCGTCATGATCCTGAGCTTCGCCGCCATCTACGTGATTTCCAAGATGGAATACGCAGCCAAGGGCGAAGCCGCCCTGCCGCCGGATACCATGGAAGTCATGGCCATACTGCACGGCCCTGAAAAGGCCTAA
- a CDS encoding glycosyltransferase, whose protein sequence is MNVIFVNSTRKWGGVKTWSIDMAQAIRQMGHKSGIVGRPGPFVDKARSLEISAWDHAFGFDFNPASIAFFLNLFKKQRPDAVVCNISKDLRTAGVAARLAGIPIIQHLGSPGDVKNNFKTRLTQRLLRPCLLACSDYVRQRLLQSVPLYQSCIFDYIFPGTRINPVPPETVRTPKVIIATSQLNQDKRHMDLLEALAALNKNGYEFRCIIVGTGKDEYNLKQACHRLGLDELVEWTGFVTDVRAQLQRADIFVLPTGCEPLGIALEEAMANGLVPIARNIGGPTEIWHPQWTNLLIEPLSNEIGFQQAIAGLLDMADVDLLALKRDFHTHAGKTFSQEGQAKRLLTWLEQCI, encoded by the coding sequence ATGAACGTAATTTTCGTCAATTCGACACGTAAATGGGGCGGGGTCAAAACATGGTCTATCGATATGGCACAAGCCATTCGCCAGATGGGTCACAAGAGCGGTATTGTCGGAAGACCCGGTCCATTCGTAGACAAAGCCCGCAGCCTAGAGATTTCGGCCTGGGACCATGCATTCGGCTTCGACTTCAATCCAGCCTCCATAGCCTTTTTCCTCAACCTGTTCAAAAAACAAAGACCAGATGCAGTCGTCTGCAATATCTCAAAAGATCTGCGGACAGCTGGTGTCGCGGCACGGCTTGCCGGGATCCCCATAATCCAGCACCTGGGATCTCCCGGCGATGTGAAAAACAATTTCAAAACCAGACTGACCCAACGGCTATTGCGACCATGCCTCCTGGCATGTAGCGATTATGTCCGTCAAAGGCTGCTGCAATCCGTCCCCCTCTACCAGTCCTGTATATTCGACTATATCTTTCCCGGCACCCGGATCAATCCCGTCCCACCAGAAACAGTTCGGACGCCCAAAGTAATCATCGCCACCAGTCAGCTCAACCAAGACAAGCGGCATATGGATCTGCTTGAAGCGCTAGCCGCACTCAACAAAAACGGCTACGAATTCCGTTGTATAATCGTCGGCACAGGCAAAGACGAATACAACCTCAAACAAGCCTGCCACAGGCTCGGACTGGACGAACTCGTTGAATGGACAGGATTCGTCACGGACGTGCGTGCGCAACTGCAACGGGCCGACATATTCGTGTTGCCCACCGGCTGCGAACCGCTCGGCATCGCCCTGGAGGAAGCCATGGCAAACGGCTTGGTCCCGATAGCGCGCAACATCGGCGGCCCCACGGAAATCTGGCATCCTCAATGGACCAATCTGCTCATTGAACCATTGAGTAACGAAATAGGATTCCAACAAGCCATTGCCGGGTTGCTGGACATGGCTGATGTGGACCTTCTGGCATTAAAGCGGGATTTTCACACCCATGCCGGCAAGACGTTCTCCCAGGAAGGACAAGCGAAACGACTCCTGACCTGGCTGGAACAATGCATCTGA
- a CDS encoding Rid family detoxifying hydrolase, with product MSQIKLIHTENAPAAVGPYSQATTANGLLFVSGQLGIIPGQGKLAEGFKAQTRQALENMKTIVEAAGSSLDKVLAVDVFVMDMGRFADLNAIYSEYFTDHKPARAAIQVGGLPLGGLVELKCVATTD from the coding sequence ATGTCGCAAATCAAACTCATCCATACCGAAAACGCTCCGGCTGCGGTCGGTCCCTATTCCCAGGCAACCACTGCCAACGGCTTGCTGTTCGTGTCCGGCCAGCTCGGCATCATCCCCGGCCAGGGCAAACTGGCTGAAGGATTCAAGGCCCAGACCCGACAGGCCCTGGAAAACATGAAGACCATCGTCGAGGCAGCAGGATCCTCCCTGGACAAAGTTCTGGCAGTCGACGTATTCGTCATGGATATGGGCCGCTTTGCAGACCTCAACGCCATTTATTCCGAATATTTCACCGACCACAAACCTGCCCGCGCAGCCATACAGGTGGGCGGACTCCCCCTGGGCGGCCTGGTAGAACTCAAATGCGTGGCGACAACAGACTAA